A stretch of DNA from Synechococcus sp. PROS-9-1:
CGGCAGCGGACGCTGTCAGGCCAGCACAGGTGTGGCTTTTCTCGATCACATGCTTCATCAGATCAGCAGCCATGGCCTGATCGACTTGGAGATCACGGCAAGAGGCGACACGCATATCGATGACCATCACACCAATGAGGACGTTGGGATTGCCTTTGGTCAGGCGCTCTCGAAGGCCCTTGGTGATCGGCGTGGGATCTACCGTTTTGGCCACTTTGTGGCACCGCTGGATGAGGCGTTGGTGCAGGTGGTTCTTGATTGCTCCGGACGCCCCCATCTCAGCTGGGGGCTCACCATCCCAACGCAGAAGATCGGGACCTATGACACCGAATTGGTGAAAGAGTTTTTTGTGGCTGTCGTTAATAACTCAGGCCTCACCTTGCATGTTCGCCATTTGGATGGGGTGAACTCCCACCACATCGTTGAGGCCTGCTTCAAGGCCTTCGCCAGGGCGCTGCGGATGGCGACTGAGATTGACCCTCGCCGGTCGGGATCGGTGCCCAGCAGCAAGGGGGTGTTGGAGCAAGCGGGTGGCAGCTAGCCAACGGATCTTCTCCTAGGGCCACGCTTCATGGTCTGTTACGAGAGGATGGGGATTGCCTCTGGGTAGCCCAGTGACCGTTGCACCCACCTCTGCTCGTTTCAATCGCTCGGAATGGTCCAGTGCCTTCCGCAACGTGGACGAAGAACTAACGGATGTGCCCTTGAAGCCAGTGCGTGGTGAGGTGCCGGATGCGTTGCTCGGTTCGCTGTATCGCAATGGACCTGGCCGTTTGGAACGGGATGGTCAGCGCGTGCATCATCCGTTCGATGGTGACGGAATGATCACAGCTCTTCACTTTGACTCCGAAGGCGTGCGTTGCAGCAACCGCTTCGTTCGCACCAGTGGTTGGAAAGCTGAGGAGGCTGCAGGCAAGGTGTTGTTTCGCGGTGTTTTTGGGAGCCAAAAACCAGGAGGTCCGCTGGCGAATGCCTTTGACCTAAGGCTCAAAAATATTGCCAACACCAGCGTGGTTCGGCTTGGAGATGATCTCTTGGCTTTGTGGGAAGCCGCTGAGCCCCACGCCTTAGATCCCCAAACCCTGGAGACAAGGGGGATTTCCCTTCTCGGTGGTGTGCTCAAGAAAGGCGAGGCCTTTAGTGCTCACCCCCGTTTTGACCCCGGCCATCACGGTGACCCGCGGATGGTGACCTTCGGAGTGAAAACCGGTCCTCGCAGCACGGTTCGCTTGATGGAATTTGCGACCACCGACAATGCTGCGGCTGGAATTCGAGCCGGTGATCTGCTCAGCGATCGCCGGGATTCGTTCGCCGGCTTCGCCTTCCTGCATGACTTCGCGATCACTCCGAATTGGGCGGTGTTTCTGCAAAATGCGATCAATTTCAATCCGCTCCCCTTTGTGCTCGGACAAAAAGGAGCGGCTCAATGCCTCACGTCCAACCCCAATGGCAAGGCCAAATTTTGGTTGATCCCCAGAGATAGCGGTGTTTTCGCTGGTCAGGAACCACGGGTTATTGATGCTCCCGATGGCTTCGTGTTTCATCACCTCAATGCCTGGGAAGAGGACGGAGAGGTGGTCGTGGAGAGCATCTACTACAGCGACTTTCCTTCGATTGGTCCCGATCAGGATTTCGCAGATGTGAATTTCGACCTCATCCCCGAGGGCTTGCTCGAGCAATGCCGCATCAATCTTGATTCTGAGTCGATCAAAACCACCCGTCTCAGTGAGCGCTGTTGTGAGTTCGCCATGGTGAACCCCAAACAGCAGGGCCTTCCCTGCCGCTTTGCCTGGATGGCGGCCGCGGCGCGAGAACAGGGGAATGATCCTTTGCAGGTGATTAAAAAACTCGATCTTCAAACCGGCGAACGGCACATTTGGAGTGCAGCGCCATCTGGTTTCGTCAGTGAACCGTTGATGGTGCCTCGCCCCGGCGCCAGTGCAGAGGACGACGGCTGGGTGTTGGACCTGGTTTGGAATGGAGCGAGACAGGCCTCTGATCTGGTGATTCTTGCTGCTTCTGACCTTGAAGAAGTGGCTGTGCTGGAGCTCCCCCTAGCGATTCCCCATGGACTGCACGGCAGTTGGGTGGCGGAGTCCTGAGTCCGCTTGCTGAAAGGTCATGCTTAGACACATCTGAATGGATTGTTGGCCGCTCCATTGATGTTCACCGCGTCAGGGTGGGACTCGACATTGATTCTTTTGATTCCGGTTGTTGTTGGAGTTGCCCTGGGTTCAGCTTCGCCGGCATTGGCTCTAGCTCAGGTCTGTAAAGGCACCTTGTTGCAACTCCAAGCGGAAGCTCCGTCTAAAGCGGCCGAGATGGCGCTTGTCAGTCCGCAGCTTGAGCAGCTTGACCAGTGCGTTGCCATTCCTTGAAAGCCAACCTTGGAGCGCTCCACAGCGTGAACAACACCAGCGGTGTGACCGGCACTGCTGTGATCACGATGAACGCTTGTAGGGCGTCAATCGAGGTGCTGTCACCTAAACCCGTACCGATTCTCAATAACACCAAGGTGAGGCTGCCGATCATCAAGGCCCAGAACAGCCGCAACCGTTGCGATGGCTCATTGCGTCCACTCACCACCATGGCGGCGGCATAACTCATCGAATCGGCACTTGTGCACATGAACAGAACCACCAACAGGAGCCCGATCGGGATCAGCAGACCTGAGAGGGGAAGCGCACTCAGGATGGCCAGCAAGGATGCAGCCGCTCCGCTCTGCGCTAGGGCCTCACTGATGCCTGCGCCTCCAAGCTCCAGGCTCATTCCAGTTCCACCAAGCAAGGTGAACCAGATATTGGTCACAATCGGGCAGAGGATGGCAACGGCTAAGACCAGTTCACGGATGCTGCGGCCGCGGCTCACCCCGGCCGTGAACAGACCCATGAGTGGTGCATAGCCCAAAAACCAGCCCCAATAAAAAACAGTCCAGCTGTTCAGCCACGGTTCAGTGACGTCTGATCGAGGCATCAAAGCCATCTGAGGCAGATGTACCAGGTAGGTCCAAAAACCGCTGAAAAAATGCTGGATCAGCCAAATGCCAGGTCCAAGGATCAGCAACCCGGCCCCTAAAACAAGGGTGAGCCAGACGTTGAGTTCCGAAAGCCACTTAATGCCTTTTTGGATGCCGCTGACGGTGGATGTGGCAAAGACTGCTGTGAGCAGGACCACCACAAGGGACTGAAGTCCGGCACTATCACTTAGCCATGGGAGTTGTCCCGCTGCATTGCTGAGTTGAAGCGACAGGAAACCAAGAGGGCCAACGGTTCCGGCGATGGCCGCGACAACCGAAAGGCCATCCGCAACATCTCCAATGGGGCCGTTCACCCAACCCTTGGGAAGGATGTTGACTAAGAGAGTTCGAGGCCGCAGCGGTTCGCCCCTCTGTTCCAAAATTGAAAATGTGATTGTTGTTGTGGTGGTCACGAGCGCCCAGGCGAGGAAGCCCCAATGCAGAAAGCTCACGGCTAAAGCTGGATCAACAGCTGCCGGCGTGCTTCCCACTACTCCCTCAAAGACAGGGGAGGGCGTTTGAAAGTGGTAGAGCGGCTCAGCTGCAGACCAGAACACACCGCCGCCCGCGAGCAGGGTGCAAATCAAGACAGCGCACCAATCGAAAAATTTCAGACTTGGCTTCGCTGTTGCTCCCCCAAGCCGTAGTTTCCCTACCGGACTGATTGCAATGGCCAGGGCGATCAGGAACAGCAGCATCACCATCCATTGCCACAGCCCACCTAGCGAATGGCTGACGATGGTTTTGCCGGTTTCCGTGAAGTGCTTCGCTAACGCCAGATCGATGGCGGAGACCAGCAGGAAAATCAGCAGTGGGATGGCACCAACCCAAAGGGGTGGCTGGCTCAGCGAGGAGCGTTTTGTCGTGGGGGATTCAGACAAAGTTGTTCAGAAGAAAGGGTTTAGGCGCGGACAGCGTCGCGTTGATGGCTCCAGCAGGAGATATCGGCTGCTGGTTGTTCACCGCTAGCAAGACGGGCTAGCGAATCACCAATGAGCGGCGCAAATTTGAACGATTGGCCGGATCCACCGGCAAACAGGCTCAGTTTGGGGGTGAGACGATCCAATACGAAATTCACATCGCTCGTCATCGAATAGGGGCTCATCACCGTTTCCACCCGCTCTTGCACGCCGTCCAGTTCGTTAAACAGGAAGGTGTCCAGGAGCTCCAGGAGGCGGGCCGGCGCTTCGGTGCACATCGCATTGGGTTCCGCGACGCGGAGCTCCTTGGGAGACCAGTCGATCCCGGCTTTGATGCGAGGACGTCCGTCAGCTGTGGTGCTGAGGGAGGGGAAGCCGTAATAGAGGCCTCCGTCATCGCCGCGCTCTTTTTGGAAACAAAACCACTGGGGGTAGCGGCTAGCGAGAGCTGGATCCACGGTGTAGTGGGCCCAAAGCATCGGCCAGATTTCCAGTTTGGGAGCCAGCCCTAGAGGGGTCAGCAGGAGTTGACTCCAAATGCCGCAGGCCACAACAACGTGTCCTGCACTGATGTGCTGACCGCCTTCGAGAGTGACGCCGCCGCCGTCAGCATCAATGCTGCTAACAGGGCTGTGCTCAACGAGCTGATGGCCTGCTGTACGGGCGGTGCGCACCCAATGGGCAATGACTTTGTCGCTGCGGACGGCACCAGCGGTGGGTTCGAATAGTCCGGTGAAATCGGCTTTAGGTTTCAGCGGGAAGCGCTCTGCGATCTGAGAGGCACTTAGGGCTTCATAGGGGATGCCCTGATCATCCATCACTTTGCGCGCTCCGGGGATTGATCCTTCGATCGTCTCCTCATCCCAGCTTTCTCCGTAGAAGAGAAGTCCATGGGTGTCGCGCAAAATTTCCCCTGCATGGGTCTCCTCTTCTCGCCAAAGGCGATTGGCTTCCTGAGCGAGACGGCAGAGCACCGGGTCGGAATACATCTCCCGGAACATTCGGGTCTCGCCGAAGCTGCTGGCTCGCGCATGGGCGAGGGTTTTGCCTTCAAGAAGAATGACGTCGCTGATTCCTCGGCGCGCGAGTGATGCGGCACAGCTGAGGCCGGCCATACCGCCCCCGATGATCACCACTGCTGCGCTGGAGGGGAGAGAGGTGGAAGTCATGCGGCCATTCCGAAGCTGAGTCCTATGGGATCTTTACCGCTGTGGGCGGCAACTTCAACCAGAGCGTCACTGACAGTGAGACCATCTCCCCGTTGTTTTAAGAAATCAGTGGAGCGCTGACGCACTTCGTGGCGAACAAAGTCGTACACCTGCTGTGGTGTGGCACTGCCCCAGGCCTCAGGAGAGAAGCGCTCGATCGAGTCGGCAATGACGGCGCCTGCATTCACGAGTGGATCGGGTAGGACGCGGATGCTGCGATGACGCAGATCATCGGCAATTTCGGGCTTCTGGAAAGGAGCATTGGCGGCTGGGACGATCGCTTTGACCTGCAAAGCACTGGCCATCTCCCGGTCGATTAGACCCGAGATGGAGCAGGGCAAGAGGAGGTCGAGTTCCTGGTCCCACCACGGGCTGTTGGGGGGAAGGGGTGTCGCGCCTGGAAGCCCCGCACGCTCGGGATCCATGTCAACGGTAAAGACGTCCCAGCCGTGCTGGATCAAGGTTTTCGCCACCGTTCCACCCACAGCCCCACATCCGTGTACCAGGGCTCTGCCTGGCTTCGCTTCTGTAAGAGATTGTGCAAGAACCGCCTCAACGGCTCCCACGGTTCCAAAGGCGGTGGCGGCGCTTGCATCCACGGGGCTTCCGACAGCCGCCAAAACATGAGGTGTGAGCGACATCAATCGCTCCATGTCTTCCAGGCTTGTGTTGAGATCACAGCCGGTGATCATGGCGCCGTTCAAGGATTGGAGGAGGTCAGCGGTGACGCTGATCAACTCATCTTTGACAGAGGCGGGTTCCGCAGCCCTGGCGACAATTTTGCCGCCAGCGAAGCCCGTTCCGTAGAGGTCGTGCTTGTGGGTCATCAGGCTGGCCAACCGGTGCCCATCAGCGATGCAGTCTTCATCACTGGAATAATTGAGCAGCCGCAGGCCGCCGTTAGCGGGCTTGCCGGTATCGCTGCTTTCGGCCACCACGAACACCGAAAGATGATCGGAGACATGTTGAGCCAGCACCGACACCGCAGGGGTGCCGGCGGATTGCAGAGAGCCGATGGTCATCAGGCCACACGCTCCATGATCTGGTGGTGCTCCACGTAATCGAGGCTCCACTCCTCTGGAGACGCTGCGATGCGCTCCTTTAGACGCTCATAGACGAGATCCGCTGTTTGATCCCCAGCGACGGAGGCAAAACTGTGGCGGCTCCAGCTACGGATGGTCGCCATCAGTCCCTCAGCGAAAGATGCTGTGTCAGCGTCTTCGTTCCAACGCTTGCGATAAGGGCAGGGCACGTGAACGGTGCGCTCTTCAACGAGCCTGAGGCCATTGATATAGGCCGCTGAAGTCTTGTCCTTCAGGGGGGCCATGAACTCCTCTGGAGACTTGTAGAAGTTCAGGATCGTTCCCTTGCGGTAGATCTCTTCGCTGATCACCCCTTCATCAGCCAGGCTGCGCCAGATCTGATGCAGCTGGTCGTGAACATTGCGAGTCACCCCACCGTTGTGCCCCAGGTATCGGCCCTCCTCGTCACGGGACAAATTCACGGTGAGCAGGCGGCCTCCCACGGCGAGCTCCGCGCTGCGCAGTTCGAGAACGCTGGCCCAATCCTTCATCGCTTGAGCGGTGAAGCGCTCTAGGGCTTCTTTGTCGTCTGAGGCGAGCACGTGGGTGTGCGTGTTGAGGGGGCCAGGGGATTCACTCAACCAATGCATGGCTGTGGCTGAGAATCCGAAACTCACGGTTTCAGGGGCCACCAGGGGCTCATAAAAGCTGCGAGCACTCACCAGCACGGTGGGATTGGGGGGGCGCCCCAGTTGCTTAGCGATATTTTCGGCCAAAGCAACGTTGTCGTTGCTTGGTAGATCGTTGCCAATCAAGGTGAGATGGGCTTTGGGCTGGCGTTTGTGGAGCCGATCCAAAACCTGGGACCACAGTCCAACAGCGGTGCCACCGTCGGCAGCGCCGTAATCCATCAGCACGTAGCTGGAATCATTCGTTAATTGATCAACACAAGTCAGGGCCCAGTCCGAGGCGGCATCGATGCAGAGGCGTGCGCCCTCGGTTTGCGCGCTGTAACCCGTGGTCATGGCGATGGCCATAGACCTCGTCAGTAGCAAGGGGCACCGTACAGGGTTGTTCTGTAAGTGGTTTGGCGTTGTGCTCGCGTCTTAGCTTGGGATGTTGGCGAGAAGCTTCTCCAGCTCTGGCTTTAGCAGGGCAAAGGCGCGACCTCGATGCCCGTGTTGTTTTTTGTGATCCAGAGTCATTTCGGCAAAGGTGAGCCCACTGTTTT
This window harbors:
- the hisB gene encoding imidazoleglycerol-phosphate dehydratase HisB; the protein is MRTGEIHRVTGETDVSVRLGLDGSGRCQASTGVAFLDHMLHQISSHGLIDLEITARGDTHIDDHHTNEDVGIAFGQALSKALGDRRGIYRFGHFVAPLDEALVQVVLDCSGRPHLSWGLTIPTQKIGTYDTELVKEFFVAVVNNSGLTLHVRHLDGVNSHHIVEACFKAFARALRMATEIDPRRSGSVPSSKGVLEQAGGS
- a CDS encoding carotenoid oxygenase family protein; this encodes MTVAPTSARFNRSEWSSAFRNVDEELTDVPLKPVRGEVPDALLGSLYRNGPGRLERDGQRVHHPFDGDGMITALHFDSEGVRCSNRFVRTSGWKAEEAAGKVLFRGVFGSQKPGGPLANAFDLRLKNIANTSVVRLGDDLLALWEAAEPHALDPQTLETRGISLLGGVLKKGEAFSAHPRFDPGHHGDPRMVTFGVKTGPRSTVRLMEFATTDNAAAGIRAGDLLSDRRDSFAGFAFLHDFAITPNWAVFLQNAINFNPLPFVLGQKGAAQCLTSNPNGKAKFWLIPRDSGVFAGQEPRVIDAPDGFVFHHLNAWEEDGEVVVESIYYSDFPSIGPDQDFADVNFDLIPEGLLEQCRINLDSESIKTTRLSERCCEFAMVNPKQQGLPCRFAWMAAAAREQGNDPLQVIKKLDLQTGERHIWSAAPSGFVSEPLMVPRPGASAEDDGWVLDLVWNGARQASDLVILAASDLEEVAVLELPLAIPHGLHGSWVAES
- a CDS encoding BCCT family transporter — protein: MSESPTTKRSSLSQPPLWVGAIPLLIFLLVSAIDLALAKHFTETGKTIVSHSLGGLWQWMVMLLFLIALAIAISPVGKLRLGGATAKPSLKFFDWCAVLICTLLAGGGVFWSAAEPLYHFQTPSPVFEGVVGSTPAAVDPALAVSFLHWGFLAWALVTTTTTITFSILEQRGEPLRPRTLLVNILPKGWVNGPIGDVADGLSVVAAIAGTVGPLGFLSLQLSNAAGQLPWLSDSAGLQSLVVVLLTAVFATSTVSGIQKGIKWLSELNVWLTLVLGAGLLILGPGIWLIQHFFSGFWTYLVHLPQMALMPRSDVTEPWLNSWTVFYWGWFLGYAPLMGLFTAGVSRGRSIRELVLAVAILCPIVTNIWFTLLGGTGMSLELGGAGISEALAQSGAAASLLAILSALPLSGLLIPIGLLLVVLFMCTSADSMSYAAAMVVSGRNEPSQRLRLFWALMIGSLTLVLLRIGTGLGDSTSIDALQAFIVITAVPVTPLVLFTLWSAPRLAFKEWQRTGQAAQAAD
- a CDS encoding FAD-dependent oxidoreductase yields the protein MTSTSLPSSAAVVIIGGGMAGLSCAASLARRGISDVILLEGKTLAHARASSFGETRMFREMYSDPVLCRLAQEANRLWREEETHAGEILRDTHGLLFYGESWDEETIEGSIPGARKVMDDQGIPYEALSASQIAERFPLKPKADFTGLFEPTAGAVRSDKVIAHWVRTARTAGHQLVEHSPVSSIDADGGGVTLEGGQHISAGHVVVACGIWSQLLLTPLGLAPKLEIWPMLWAHYTVDPALASRYPQWFCFQKERGDDGGLYYGFPSLSTTADGRPRIKAGIDWSPKELRVAEPNAMCTEAPARLLELLDTFLFNELDGVQERVETVMSPYSMTSDVNFVLDRLTPKLSLFAGGSGQSFKFAPLIGDSLARLASGEQPAADISCWSHQRDAVRA
- a CDS encoding Glu/Leu/Phe/Val dehydrogenase dimerization domain-containing protein produces the protein MTIGSLQSAGTPAVSVLAQHVSDHLSVFVVAESSDTGKPANGGLRLLNYSSDEDCIADGHRLASLMTHKHDLYGTGFAGGKIVARAAEPASVKDELISVTADLLQSLNGAMITGCDLNTSLEDMERLMSLTPHVLAAVGSPVDASAATAFGTVGAVEAVLAQSLTEAKPGRALVHGCGAVGGTVAKTLIQHGWDVFTVDMDPERAGLPGATPLPPNSPWWDQELDLLLPCSISGLIDREMASALQVKAIVPAANAPFQKPEIADDLRHRSIRVLPDPLVNAGAVIADSIERFSPEAWGSATPQQVYDFVRHEVRQRSTDFLKQRGDGLTVSDALVEVAAHSGKDPIGLSFGMAA
- a CDS encoding SAM-dependent methyltransferase encodes the protein MAIAMTTGYSAQTEGARLCIDAASDWALTCVDQLTNDSSYVLMDYGAADGGTAVGLWSQVLDRLHKRQPKAHLTLIGNDLPSNDNVALAENIAKQLGRPPNPTVLVSARSFYEPLVAPETVSFGFSATAMHWLSESPGPLNTHTHVLASDDKEALERFTAQAMKDWASVLELRSAELAVGGRLLTVNLSRDEEGRYLGHNGGVTRNVHDQLHQIWRSLADEGVISEEIYRKGTILNFYKSPEEFMAPLKDKTSAAYINGLRLVEERTVHVPCPYRKRWNEDADTASFAEGLMATIRSWSRHSFASVAGDQTADLVYERLKERIAASPEEWSLDYVEHHQIMERVA